One genomic window of Psychrobacillus sp. INOP01 includes the following:
- a CDS encoding ABC transporter ATP-binding protein, translating to MSTGKRLYHYALFYKKPIILGLIFLTIAVFADLTGPFIAKKIIDDHITDGAINLQPILMLLAVYFGLAIVTAVFRYFMFINLQIGANRVVQKLRNDVFQHIQTLPIQYFDNLPAGKVVARVTNDTEAIRNLYVQVLSQFATSIISIAGVYVALFILNVQMALMALFVVPIVYVWMIAYRKYASKYNHVVRTKIADLNAMLNESIQGMSIIQAFKREKQMEREFEEMNEEHYTYQKKLLTLDSATSFNLVSVLRTIMFVMFIWYFGSLSMEPNTIISAGMLYAFVDYTTRLFNPITGIVNQFAQLERSLVAGHRVFQLLDETGEEVKDERMKRYEGNVEFQDVSFAYKADEYVLKNLNFVANKGETVALVGHTGSGKSSIMNLLFRFYDPSKGRILIDGIDITTVSRQTIRDHMGIVLQDPYLFSGTIESNVSLSDPRISRETVEAALEAVGGERVLKNLEKGLDEPVIEKGSTLSSGQRQLVSFARALAFDPAILILDEATSNIDTETEEIIQHAMDVLKKGRTTFIIAHRLSTIKNADRILVLDRGEIVESGSHDELIQLQGRYEQMYKLQAGVSQHV from the coding sequence ATGAGTACAGGAAAACGACTCTACCATTATGCGTTATTTTATAAAAAACCAATTATCCTTGGTCTAATCTTTTTAACTATTGCGGTATTTGCTGATTTAACCGGTCCATTCATTGCTAAGAAAATTATCGATGACCATATTACAGATGGAGCTATTAACCTTCAGCCTATATTAATGTTATTAGCTGTCTACTTTGGTTTAGCTATTGTAACAGCGGTGTTTAGATATTTTATGTTTATCAATTTGCAGATTGGTGCAAACCGAGTTGTGCAAAAGCTCAGAAATGATGTTTTTCAACATATTCAAACATTGCCAATACAGTATTTTGATAACTTGCCTGCTGGAAAAGTTGTAGCACGTGTTACGAATGATACAGAAGCAATTCGTAATTTATATGTGCAAGTATTATCTCAGTTTGCAACTAGTATCATTTCTATTGCAGGGGTTTACGTAGCATTGTTCATCTTAAATGTGCAAATGGCTTTAATGGCACTATTTGTTGTTCCTATTGTGTATGTTTGGATGATTGCTTATCGGAAGTATGCATCTAAATATAATCATGTAGTTCGTACGAAAATTGCCGATTTAAATGCTATGTTAAATGAATCCATCCAAGGGATGTCCATTATTCAAGCATTTAAACGCGAGAAGCAAATGGAACGCGAATTTGAAGAGATGAATGAAGAACATTATACTTATCAGAAAAAGTTACTTACTCTAGACTCAGCAACTTCATTTAACTTAGTAAGTGTACTTCGTACGATTATGTTTGTGATGTTCATCTGGTATTTCGGAAGCTTATCCATGGAGCCAAATACAATCATTTCAGCAGGTATGCTTTATGCCTTTGTAGACTATACGACTCGTTTATTTAATCCAATCACAGGGATTGTTAACCAATTTGCTCAGTTAGAAAGGTCATTGGTTGCTGGCCATCGAGTGTTCCAATTACTTGATGAAACAGGAGAAGAAGTTAAAGACGAACGTATGAAAAGATATGAAGGAAATGTGGAGTTTCAAGATGTTTCCTTTGCATATAAAGCAGATGAATATGTATTGAAAAATTTGAACTTTGTAGCAAATAAAGGAGAGACAGTAGCGCTGGTCGGTCATACAGGGTCAGGTAAAAGCTCTATTATGAACTTGTTGTTCCGATTTTATGATCCTTCCAAAGGGAGAATTTTAATAGATGGAATAGATATAACTACCGTATCTAGACAAACGATCCGTGATCATATGGGCATTGTTTTACAGGATCCTTATTTGTTTTCAGGAACGATAGAGTCAAATGTAAGTTTAAGTGATCCGCGTATTTCTCGAGAGACAGTTGAGGCTGCTTTAGAGGCTGTCGGCGGGGAGCGAGTATTGAAAAATCTTGAAAAAGGCTTGGATGAACCTGTTATTGAAAAGGGGAGCACATTATCGTCCGGTCAACGACAGCTCGTTTCTTTCGCAAGAGCTCTTGCATTCGATCCGGCTATATTAATATTGGATGAAGCGACATCTAATATTGATACAGAAACCGAGGAAATTATTCAACATGCGATGGACGTTTTGAAAAAAGGAAGAACCACTTTTATCATCGCTCATCGACTTTCTACTATTAAAAATGCTGATCGCATTTTAGTACTAGACCGAGGTGAAATTGTCGAAAGTGGATCTCACGACGAGTTAATACAGCTACAAGGTCGCTATGAACAAATGTATAAATTACAAGCAGGAGTATCTCAGCATGTATAA
- a CDS encoding ABC transporter ATP-binding protein → MFSVLFKLKWFFKDHWKRYTVAVSLLIIASAFEVLPPWLVGEAIDSITMGEMTKESLMQYVLYFVGIIIIGYGLNFVWQYQLFGGSITIERILRSKLNLKFLNMTPTFYEKNRTGDLMARATNDLNAVATTAGFGIMTLIDSTMYMAALILAMGFIISWKLTIFAILPIPILAFIMQYLGKIIHEKYMVAQDAFGDLNDRVLESVAGVRVIRAYVQERADEQKFADMSEEVYEKNMVVERIDALFGPITKVGTGISYVVALGYGAYLVSKGEMTVGNLITFNVYLGMAIWPMFAIGELINVMQRGNASLDRVQETLDYDQDVKDPISPVQLNSVDSIGFKDVGFQYPLSQVKNLQNIRVNLQKGQTLGIVGKTGSGKTTFMKQLLKEYPIGAGQLTIGETAISAQTKDQVLEWIGYVPQDHVLFSRTIRQNILFGKEDATEDELEEAIRLAHFQQDLMNLPMGLETLVGEKGVSLSGGQKQRVSIARALIKNPEILLLDDSLSAVDAKTEAKIIENIQNERSGKTTIITTHRLSGIQHADHIIVLDEGLIVEEGSHEELLEQNGWYKEQYDRQQLEGVSS, encoded by the coding sequence ATGTTTTCTGTTTTATTTAAATTGAAATGGTTTTTTAAAGATCATTGGAAGCGTTATACAGTAGCGGTTAGTCTGTTAATAATTGCTAGTGCATTTGAGGTTTTACCACCGTGGTTAGTTGGTGAGGCAATCGATTCAATAACTATGGGGGAAATGACAAAAGAGTCATTAATGCAATATGTACTCTATTTTGTTGGAATAATTATTATAGGTTATGGGCTTAACTTTGTTTGGCAATATCAATTATTTGGTGGTTCGATCACGATCGAGCGTATATTACGTTCAAAGTTAAACTTAAAATTTTTGAACATGACACCTACATTTTACGAAAAAAATCGTACGGGTGATTTAATGGCCCGTGCAACAAATGATTTGAATGCTGTAGCAACTACAGCAGGATTTGGAATCATGACATTAATTGATTCGACCATGTATATGGCTGCACTTATACTTGCAATGGGCTTTATCATTTCATGGAAACTTACTATTTTTGCAATTTTACCAATACCTATTCTAGCATTTATAATGCAATATCTTGGGAAAATTATTCACGAAAAGTATATGGTTGCACAGGATGCATTTGGTGATTTAAATGACCGTGTATTAGAATCAGTTGCTGGGGTTCGCGTTATCCGCGCTTATGTCCAAGAAAGAGCTGATGAACAGAAATTTGCTGATATGAGTGAAGAAGTCTATGAAAAAAATATGGTTGTAGAACGAATTGATGCACTTTTCGGTCCTATTACTAAAGTGGGAACCGGTATCAGTTATGTAGTTGCCCTAGGTTATGGTGCTTATCTAGTATCAAAGGGTGAAATGACAGTTGGTAATTTAATCACCTTTAACGTTTACTTAGGAATGGCAATTTGGCCGATGTTTGCAATTGGAGAGTTAATCAATGTAATGCAGCGTGGAAATGCCTCGCTTGATCGTGTGCAAGAAACACTAGACTACGACCAAGATGTAAAAGATCCTATATCACCAGTCCAGTTAAATAGTGTGGATTCCATTGGATTTAAGGATGTTGGATTCCAATACCCATTGTCCCAAGTAAAAAATCTTCAAAATATTCGAGTGAACCTCCAAAAAGGTCAGACACTTGGGATTGTAGGTAAAACTGGTTCCGGAAAAACTACCTTTATGAAGCAATTATTAAAGGAATATCCGATTGGTGCTGGTCAGCTTACAATAGGAGAGACTGCAATTTCTGCACAAACGAAAGATCAGGTTCTAGAATGGATTGGATATGTTCCACAGGACCATGTATTGTTTTCTAGAACGATTCGTCAAAACATTCTTTTTGGTAAAGAAGATGCGACGGAAGATGAGTTAGAAGAAGCAATTCGACTTGCACATTTTCAACAGGATTTAATGAATTTACCGATGGGCTTAGAAACGTTAGTTGGGGAAAAAGGGGTATCATTATCTGGTGGACAAAAACAACGTGTATCCATTGCACGTGCACTTATTAAAAATCCAGAAATTTTACTGTTAGATGATTCTCTTTCTGCAGTAGATGCAAAGACAGAAGCTAAAATTATCGAAAATATACAAAATGAACGTAGTGGAAAGACAACAATTATTACGACGCATCGATTGTCGGGTATACAGCATGCTGACCATATTATCGTTTTAGATGAAGGTCTTATTGTGGAAGAAGGTTCTCATGAAGAACTTCTTGAACAAAATGGTTGGTACAAAGAGCAATATGATCGTCAACAGCTTGAGGGGGTGTCGTCATGA
- the chrA gene encoding chromate efflux transporter, protein MKNKYIEILKASTKLGLTSFGGPAAHIGYFRAEYVDKRKWLDDKLYADIVALCQFLPGPASSQVGISIGLLRGGILGGIISWIGFTMPSVILLMVFAAFISSSGSFDSGWIQGLKIVAVAVVAHALIGMQKSLAPDRIRITIAIGCAILTLLIPTAVGQIAIIIISGIFGYLYFKNESIDSVPEMKLSFGKKTGIISWILFFMLLIVLPLLKPFAQSVYYAIFDTYYRVGSIVFGGGHVVLPMLQREVDVSADMFLTGYGAAQAVPGPLFTIAGFLGQITAGTGGALIAVFAMFLPSFLLVIGTLPFWSIIRSKKGIQSALKGVNAAVVGILLAALYDPVFTSAVNSPMDFVIVLITFTLLVVYKLAPYKVVLISVVLGAIVHSL, encoded by the coding sequence ATGAAAAACAAATATATAGAAATACTGAAGGCATCTACTAAGCTTGGTTTAACATCTTTTGGAGGACCAGCCGCTCATATAGGTTATTTTCGGGCCGAATATGTGGATAAAAGAAAATGGCTAGATGACAAATTGTATGCGGATATCGTTGCGTTATGTCAGTTTTTACCTGGACCAGCTTCCTCTCAAGTAGGAATCTCTATTGGATTATTAAGAGGTGGAATATTGGGAGGTATTATTTCATGGATTGGTTTTACGATGCCATCGGTAATCCTTTTAATGGTATTCGCTGCATTCATCTCAAGTTCGGGTTCTTTTGATAGTGGTTGGATCCAAGGGTTAAAAATAGTGGCAGTTGCAGTTGTTGCACATGCCTTAATTGGTATGCAAAAATCATTAGCTCCAGATCGTATAAGGATTACTATTGCAATAGGATGTGCAATACTCACGTTGCTTATTCCTACGGCAGTTGGTCAAATAGCGATCATTATCATTTCAGGCATTTTTGGTTATTTGTATTTTAAAAATGAATCAATTGATTCTGTCCCTGAGATGAAGCTAAGCTTTGGAAAAAAGACAGGAATAATTAGCTGGATATTATTTTTTATGTTACTAATTGTACTGCCTCTACTAAAGCCATTTGCACAATCTGTCTATTATGCAATTTTTGATACTTATTACCGAGTTGGATCGATTGTATTTGGTGGAGGGCATGTTGTATTACCAATGTTACAAAGGGAAGTAGATGTATCTGCAGATATGTTCCTTACTGGGTACGGAGCAGCACAGGCAGTACCTGGACCGTTATTCACGATTGCTGGTTTTTTAGGACAAATAACTGCTGGAACTGGTGGAGCATTGATAGCAGTTTTTGCGATGTTTCTACCATCATTTTTATTGGTTATTGGAACATTGCCATTTTGGTCTATTATTCGTTCCAAAAAAGGGATTCAATCCGCTTTAAAGGGAGTTAATGCTGCTGTTGTAGGAATTCTTCTTGCAGCACTTTATGATCCAGTATTCACGAGTGCTGTGAATAGTCCGATGGATTTTGTGATTGTATTAATAACTTTTACGCTATTAGTTGTATATAAATTAGCACCATACAAAGTAGTACTCATAAGTGTTGTGTTAGGTGCAATAGTCCATTCATTATAA
- a CDS encoding hemolysin family protein — MDIAIRLTAFAVLIAFTAFFVASEFAIVKVRTTRIDQLIAEGNTKAINAKKVVSNLDEYLSACQLGITITALGLGWLGEPTIERILHPAFNYFELPESVASLLSFIIAFSLVTYIHVVVGELTPKTFAIQRAEQITLAVAKPLIIFDKLMYPVIHGMNGSARFLATKVFGLDAVSESEVAHSEEELRMILSDSFKGGEINQAEYKYVNKIFEFDDRIAKEIMVPRTEITSIDKDFTLDEVFQLIGVEQYTRYPVTDGDKDHIIGLVNMKNLLTAYIKDPTNATTPVSDYMQPIIRVIENMPIADLLLKIQRERIHMAILMDEYGGTSGLVTIEDIIEEIVGDIRDEFDTDELPEVQKLEENHYIVDAKMLIENVNDLLGIDIDEEDIDTIGGWFMTKSYETIKGEKIQEQGYDFMIKEIDGHHIQYLEIIKSAPPIEELEPKVE, encoded by the coding sequence TTGGACATAGCCATACGATTGACAGCATTTGCTGTCTTAATCGCATTCACTGCATTTTTCGTTGCGAGTGAGTTTGCAATTGTAAAAGTAAGAACTACAAGAATTGATCAGCTCATCGCTGAAGGGAACACTAAGGCGATAAATGCCAAAAAAGTAGTTTCCAATCTGGATGAATATCTATCCGCCTGTCAACTCGGGATCACCATAACAGCTTTAGGGCTAGGTTGGCTCGGAGAACCGACAATCGAACGGATTCTACATCCGGCATTTAATTATTTTGAGCTCCCAGAGAGTGTTGCCTCTTTACTTTCATTTATTATTGCATTCTCTCTTGTAACGTATATACATGTAGTTGTAGGAGAGTTAACACCAAAGACATTTGCCATTCAAAGGGCAGAACAAATTACACTAGCAGTAGCAAAACCGCTTATCATATTTGATAAACTTATGTATCCAGTCATTCATGGTATGAATGGTTCAGCACGATTCTTAGCAACTAAAGTATTTGGTTTAGATGCGGTCTCAGAGTCAGAGGTAGCCCATTCCGAAGAAGAGCTTCGTATGATTTTATCCGACAGTTTTAAAGGCGGGGAAATCAATCAAGCCGAATATAAATACGTTAATAAAATTTTCGAATTCGATGATCGTATTGCAAAAGAAATTATGGTTCCCCGTACAGAGATAACTTCTATCGATAAGGACTTTACGTTAGATGAAGTATTCCAACTGATTGGTGTAGAACAATATACAAGATATCCAGTAACTGATGGAGATAAAGATCACATTATTGGACTCGTTAATATGAAAAATCTATTAACTGCATATATAAAAGATCCTACAAATGCAACGACTCCTGTAAGTGATTATATGCAACCGATTATCCGTGTTATTGAGAATATGCCTATTGCCGATTTGTTACTTAAGATTCAACGTGAACGAATCCATATGGCTATCTTAATGGATGAATACGGTGGTACTTCAGGACTTGTGACTATTGAAGATATTATCGAGGAAATCGTAGGCGATATTCGTGATGAGTTCGATACCGATGAGCTGCCAGAAGTTCAAAAGTTAGAAGAAAATCATTATATTGTTGATGCTAAAATGTTAATCGAAAATGTTAACGACCTACTAGGTATAGATATCGATGAAGAGGATATAGATACTATAGGTGGCTGGTTTATGACAAAAAGCTATGAAACCATAAAAGGTGAAAAAATTCAAGAACAGGGCTATGATTTCATGATTAAAGAGATTGATGGGCATCATATTCAATACTTAGAGATTATTAAATCTGCTCCACCAATTGAAGAGCTAGAGCCAAAAGTTGAATAA
- a CDS encoding cation diffusion facilitator family transporter, with product MELYTNLREGEKGAWISISIYLLLSTLKLTIGILGSSEALKADGLNNFTDIIASVAILIGLRISQKPPDKHHQYGHLRAETIASLVAAFIMAFIGIQVLIQAIQHLTNPIEETPSFLTAIVGLVSAIIMYIVYRYNLQLGNRINSAALKAAAYDNRSDALVSIGATIGIVGSILGFPILDGITALLVGIIIIYTAYTIFHDAAYTLSDGFNVEEAESLSTIVRLVNGVDELKDFKARMHGNLMFVDITVTVDPNLNVVTSHRITEEIEQRIMKVKPFSVILVHIEPNMDILAEK from the coding sequence GTGGAGCTATACACAAACTTACGTGAAGGGGAAAAAGGTGCCTGGATAAGTATTAGCATTTATCTACTATTAAGTACACTTAAGCTAACCATTGGTATTCTTGGTTCCTCAGAGGCATTAAAAGCAGATGGTCTTAATAATTTTACAGACATCATCGCCTCTGTCGCTATATTAATCGGACTGCGAATTTCTCAGAAACCACCAGATAAGCATCATCAATATGGACATTTACGTGCAGAAACCATTGCTTCGCTAGTAGCTGCGTTTATCATGGCATTTATTGGAATTCAAGTACTTATTCAAGCAATACAACATCTTACTAACCCTATTGAAGAAACCCCTTCATTTTTGACCGCGATTGTTGGACTAGTAAGTGCAATTATCATGTACATTGTCTATAGATATAATTTACAGCTAGGAAACCGTATAAACAGTGCTGCTCTAAAAGCAGCAGCTTATGACAATCGATCAGATGCATTAGTTAGTATCGGAGCAACTATTGGTATAGTCGGATCTATTTTAGGCTTTCCAATTTTAGATGGAATAACTGCCCTATTAGTCGGGATAATCATTATTTATACCGCTTATACCATTTTCCATGATGCAGCCTACACATTATCTGACGGCTTTAATGTGGAGGAAGCGGAATCACTCTCTACAATAGTAAGACTCGTCAATGGTGTCGATGAACTAAAGGATTTTAAAGCGAGAATGCATGGGAATTTGATGTTTGTCGATATTACCGTAACAGTCGATCCAAACTTAAATGTTGTTACTAGCCATCGTATCACAGAGGAAATAGAACAACGTATAATGAAGGTCAAGCCATTTTCCGTTATCCTAGTCCACATTGAACCAAATATGGACATACTTGCTGAGAAGTAA
- a CDS encoding response regulator transcription factor, protein MIRVLIADDHHVVRRGLMFFLKTQKDMDIVGEATNGKEAVQLTADLKPDVILMDLVMPVMDGIEATKRIKATYPEIQILMLTSFSDRDHVIPALKAGAAGYQLKDIEPDDLADAIRKLMRGENTLHPEATTQLEKEWEPVELSPHEEHPLTPREQDVLSELTKGKSNREIASSLFVTEKTVKTHISNIFAKLHVQDRTQAALYAVKHGLTEPSGQ, encoded by the coding sequence ATGATACGTGTACTAATTGCAGATGATCATCATGTAGTAAGACGAGGATTGATGTTTTTTTTAAAAACGCAAAAGGATATGGATATTGTAGGAGAGGCTACAAACGGGAAAGAAGCTGTGCAGCTAACAGCAGATTTAAAGCCCGATGTTATATTGATGGATTTGGTCATGCCAGTAATGGATGGTATAGAAGCAACGAAGCGCATAAAGGCTACATATCCAGAAATCCAAATATTAATGCTCACTAGTTTTTCAGATAGAGACCATGTTATACCTGCATTAAAAGCTGGCGCAGCGGGATATCAGCTAAAGGATATAGAGCCAGATGACTTAGCTGATGCAATTCGAAAGCTCATGCGTGGAGAAAATACATTACATCCAGAGGCGACAACCCAGTTAGAAAAAGAGTGGGAGCCAGTGGAACTAAGTCCACATGAAGAGCATCCGTTAACTCCAAGGGAACAGGACGTATTATCTGAATTAACAAAAGGGAAAAGTAATAGAGAAATAGCATCCTCTTTGTTTGTTACCGAAAAAACAGTAAAAACGCATATTTCCAATATATTTGCCAAGCTACATGTTCAAGACCGTACACAAGCTGCTCTTTATGCGGTGAAGCACGGTTTAACAGAACCAAGTGGACAATAA
- a CDS encoding GAF domain-containing sensor histidine kinase, which translates to MLSNELSNIELLKEIAELLNEETEMEKMLQGALHKLLEGTLFETGWIFFIDEKGKQQLIAHENLPNALRQNDCKHLQKGGCWCVSRFQNGELKKASNIIECKRIVNARKMSNEDSGGITHHATVPLQSGQESFGLLNVATPNTIRFSDGELALLESVAFQIGSAIKRIFLTKQEQQVALVQERNRLARDLHDSVNQLLFSVTLTARGGVEMTEQQEIKNTFREIQYLTQEALTEMRALIWQLRPKGLESGIIEGLKGYGDILGISLTVKVKGVINLPAIIEETLFRIAQEALNNIRKHSGVLQAELYLTVTPTDVLLVVKDEGCGFHMKEPKKLRSIGLQSMKDRANFVGGTVDWVTEWEKGTEILVRLPY; encoded by the coding sequence ATGCTATCAAATGAACTCTCGAACATTGAATTACTAAAAGAAATAGCAGAATTACTGAACGAAGAAACTGAAATGGAAAAAATGCTACAGGGTGCCTTACACAAACTATTAGAGGGCACTTTATTTGAAACGGGTTGGATATTTTTTATTGATGAAAAAGGAAAGCAACAGCTAATTGCACACGAAAATTTGCCGAATGCACTACGGCAAAATGACTGCAAACATTTGCAAAAAGGTGGCTGTTGGTGTGTTTCAAGGTTTCAAAATGGGGAGCTAAAAAAGGCTTCGAATATTATTGAATGTAAAAGAATTGTCAATGCAAGAAAGATGAGTAATGAGGATAGTGGTGGAATTACGCACCATGCAACGGTACCGTTACAATCAGGTCAAGAAAGCTTTGGTCTACTAAATGTAGCTACTCCGAATACGATTCGATTCTCAGATGGAGAGCTTGCTTTACTGGAATCTGTAGCCTTCCAAATTGGGTCAGCTATAAAGCGAATTTTCCTTACTAAGCAGGAACAGCAAGTAGCGCTTGTACAGGAGCGTAACCGACTTGCACGAGATTTACATGACTCAGTTAACCAATTATTATTCTCTGTAACCCTAACGGCTCGCGGTGGAGTAGAAATGACAGAGCAGCAGGAGATAAAAAATACATTTAGAGAAATACAATATTTAACTCAGGAAGCGCTAACAGAAATGCGTGCACTCATTTGGCAGCTCCGCCCTAAAGGATTGGAGTCAGGGATTATCGAAGGTCTTAAAGGATACGGAGATATTTTAGGGATTTCATTGACGGTGAAGGTAAAGGGTGTCATTAACCTACCTGCAATTATTGAAGAAACACTATTTCGAATTGCTCAGGAAGCATTAAATAATATTCGAAAGCATTCTGGTGTACTTCAAGCAGAACTATATTTAACGGTTACTCCTACAGATGTTTTATTAGTTGTGAAAGACGAGGGTTGTGGATTTCATATGAAAGAACCTAAGAAACTACGTTCAATCGGATTACAAAGCATGAAGGATAGAGCGAATTTTGTTGGTGGAACGGTGGATTGGGTAACTGAGTGGGAAAAAGGAACAGAAATATTAGTGCGATTACCTTATTAG
- a CDS encoding phospho-sugar mutase, translating into MRYRQLFDQWNNFSELESNWKEDLQLLTNDEKKIEDAFYRDLEFGTGGMRGEIGAGTNRINTYTVRKATTGLASYIKGAGAEAMERGVVIAYDSRRYSPEFAQEAANTLASNGIKAYLYMEPRTTPQLSFSVRHLHAFMGIVITASHNPPEYNGYKVYGEDGAQLNLEDAEVVIQHVYDAGDALHIDQRNPDKQLVIQLDEQLDQAYMDALKTVQENDGLASSTDLKVVFTPLHGASGKTVKRMLSEIGYEHIYYVGEQMEPDGDFPTVVSPNPEEQSAFEYAIQYGEKNDADILIAVDPDGDRVGIAVKTPSKYELLTGNQTGAILIEYLMSQRKAEGNIPANGRVFKTIVTSDLGRVIAEYYGVSTEDVLTGFKFIGEKIKQYEETKEFEFLFGYEESYGYLIKDFARDKDAVQSVLAIVEAAAYYKKQGKTLLNVLSQLYERHGFYLEGLRSVTKKGVSGVNAIQNLLEQVRVNRITEVAGINVVSQEDYLNSVRTFTDGREAEDIFLPKSNVIKYFLADGSWVCVRPSGTEPKIKYYFGVLSGSEAESIEKLKAIQDDFSLKMNQYLKE; encoded by the coding sequence ATGCGATATAGACAACTATTTGACCAATGGAATAACTTCTCAGAGCTTGAGTCCAATTGGAAAGAGGATCTTCAACTTCTAACAAATGATGAAAAAAAAATAGAAGATGCTTTTTACCGTGATTTAGAATTTGGAACTGGCGGGATGCGAGGGGAGATCGGTGCTGGAACCAATCGTATAAATACGTATACTGTTCGTAAAGCGACCACTGGACTTGCTTCTTATATTAAGGGAGCTGGAGCAGAAGCTATGGAGCGTGGAGTCGTTATTGCTTATGATAGTCGCAGATATTCTCCAGAGTTTGCGCAGGAAGCAGCAAATACGCTAGCCTCTAATGGTATAAAAGCTTATTTATATATGGAGCCGCGAACTACACCCCAGCTTTCATTTTCAGTAAGGCACTTGCATGCATTCATGGGGATAGTGATTACTGCAAGTCATAATCCACCTGAATATAATGGGTATAAGGTTTATGGAGAGGATGGTGCACAGTTAAATCTAGAGGACGCTGAGGTAGTTATCCAACACGTATATGATGCGGGAGATGCACTCCATATCGATCAACGAAATCCAGATAAACAATTAGTAATCCAATTAGATGAGCAGTTGGATCAAGCATATATGGATGCCCTAAAGACAGTCCAAGAAAACGACGGATTAGCATCTTCTACTGATTTGAAGGTAGTATTCACACCTTTACACGGAGCATCTGGAAAAACGGTTAAAAGAATGTTAAGTGAGATTGGCTATGAGCATATCTACTATGTTGGTGAGCAAATGGAGCCAGACGGAGATTTCCCAACAGTAGTATCTCCAAATCCAGAAGAGCAAAGCGCTTTTGAATACGCTATTCAATATGGAGAAAAAAATGATGCAGATATTCTAATAGCTGTTGATCCAGACGGGGACCGAGTAGGTATTGCTGTTAAAACTCCTTCTAAATATGAGCTTTTAACGGGCAATCAAACCGGGGCTATTTTAATCGAATATCTCATGTCACAGCGTAAAGCGGAAGGGAATATACCTGCAAATGGGCGTGTTTTTAAAACCATTGTAACCTCGGATCTAGGGCGAGTAATAGCCGAATATTACGGAGTAAGTACAGAAGATGTATTAACCGGTTTCAAATTTATCGGTGAAAAAATCAAGCAATACGAAGAGACCAAAGAGTTTGAGTTTTTATTTGGCTATGAGGAAAGCTATGGTTATCTCATAAAAGACTTTGCACGTGATAAAGATGCGGTACAAAGCGTGCTAGCAATAGTAGAAGCTGCTGCCTATTACAAAAAACAAGGTAAGACTCTACTAAACGTATTATCTCAATTATATGAAAGACATGGCTTCTATTTGGAAGGACTCAGGTCTGTTACGAAAAAAGGAGTAAGTGGCGTGAATGCAATTCAAAACTTACTTGAGCAGGTTCGTGTAAATAGAATTACGGAAGTTGCCGGTATTAATGTTGTTTCTCAAGAGGATTACTTGAACTCAGTTAGAACATTCACGGATGGTCGAGAAGCGGAAGATATATTCTTGCCAAAATCAAACGTTATTAAGTACTTCCTTGCAGATGGCTCATGGGTTTGTGTTAGACCAAGCGGAACAGAGCCAAAGATTAAATATTATTTTGGAGTACTTAGTGGGTCAGAAGCAGAAAGCATAGAAAAACTAAAAGCTATACAAGATGATTTTTCGTTGAAGATGAATCAATATTTAAAAGAATAA